GCGCCTGACCGCGCACGCCCTCGATCCGCACCCGGTCGGGCCCGTCCTGGCCGAGCCGCACGGTGTCCAGCCGGGCGGTGACGTCCGGCCCCGCGTACCGGGCGCCGGCCGTCTCGTACAGCAACTGGGCGGTGACCGTGCCGATGTCGACGAAGCCACCGGTGCCGGGGTGCTTGGTGATGACGCAGCCGCCGTCCTCGTGGAGCTCGGCGAGCGGGAAGCCGGGCCGACGGACGTCACCGTCCCGGAAGAAGGCGTAGTTGCCGCCGGTGGCCTGCGCCCCGCACTCCAGCACGTGCCCGGCGACGACGGCGCCCGCGAGCCGGTCGTGGTCCGTTTCCTTCCACCCGAAGTGGGCGGCGGCCGGGCCGGTCACGAGTGCCGCGTCCGTCACCCGCCCGGTGACGACGACGTCGGCGCCCGCCCGCAGACAGGCCGCGATCCCGAAGCCGCCGAGGTAGGCGTGGGCGGCGAGGCTGCCGGGGAAGGCGGAGGTGAGGTCGTCGCCCTCCACATGTGCGACGCGTACGGGGATGCCGAGCCGGTCGGCCAACGCCCGTACGGCGTCGGCGAGTCCGGCCGGGTTGAGCCCGCCCGCGTTGGTGACGATCTTCACGCCCCGCTCGTGGGCGAGCCCCAGGCAGTCCTCCAACTGCCGCAGAAAGGTACGGGCGTATCCGGCGCCCGGGTCCTTCAGCCGGTCCCGGCCGAGGATGAGCATCGTCAGCTCGGCGAGGTAGTCGCCGGTGAGGACGTCCAGGTCACCGCCGGTGAGCATCTCGCGCATGGCGTCGAAGCGGTCTCCGTAGAAGCCGGAGGCGTTGCCGATCCGCAGGGTCACTGTGCGGCCCCGTTCGGGGGGCGGCCGGTGCCGGGCGGGCCCGCGAAGGCCTGGGCGATGTCCAGCCAGCGGTCGGCGTCGGGGCCGTCGGCGCGCAGGGCGAGGTCGGCGCGGTGGGCGCGCTGGGTGACCAGGAGGCAGAAGTCGAGGGCGGGCCCGGTGACGCGTTGCGGGGCGTCCCCCGGGCCGTACGTCCACAAGTCGCCGGAGGGGGCTCGGAGTTCGACGCGGAAGGGAACGGCCGGCGGAGTCAGTCCGTGCACGCCGTAGGCGAAGTCCCGGGTCCGCACCCCGAGCCAGGCCACATGCCGCAGCCGGTCGGTGGGTGCGCGCACCACACCCAGGGCGTCGGCCGCATCCTGCCCATGGGCCCAGGTCTCCATAAGGCGGGCCGTTGCCATGGAGGCGGCCGACATGGGTGGGCCGTACCAGGGGAAGCGCGCCCTGGGCGGGGCGGCCCGCAGTGCCTTCTCCAGCGCCGTACGGCCGCTGCGCCACCGCGCGAGCAGTTCGGCGGGCGGGAGTCCGGCGTCCTCCTCGGCGCCCTCGTCGACGAAGGATCCAGGTGCGGCGAGGGCCTTCTCGACCAGGGCGTGGAAGCCGTCGGGGTCCGTGACGGCGAGCAGGGCCGAGCGGTCCGTCCAGGCGAGGTGGGCGATCTGGTGGGCGACGGTCCAGCCGGGCGCGGGGGTGGCGAGCGCCCAGCGCGGCGTGCCCGCCCCGGCGACGAGGCGGTCGAGTTCCTCGCTCTCCTCGTGCAGGTCGTCGATCACGGACGTCGGATCGGACACGGGCGCTCCCCTCGGGGCACGGCGGTGTGCGGGGGTGGTGCGGGGTGGTGCGGCGTGCTGAGGAGCATGGCAGCGCGACCAGAAACAATCAAGCGTGCTTGCATGAATTTGTGACCCGCACGGCGGGCAGCCGTACCCGCCGCCTGCGTCCGGGCCGGACCTCGTCGAGGATCCGTTCATCGCGCGCCCGCAGGAGATCCGTACGCTCGCGGGACGCGGTGCGGTGGTGTGGGTGTCGGTGGCCTACAAGATCGCCCACTCCGTCGGGGACGTCGCGCGCGACCGGGTCAGCCAGTCATGGATCAGCGCGCTCGTGCGGTGCGTGACGCTCCCGGTGGTCGTGGGCGTCCTGACGGCCCTGACGGCTCCGTCGGCCCGCGGGCGCGTTACGGGCTTACGGTGCGGGGGGTCTTGGTGCGCTAAGCCCGTTCGGACGGGCATGGGGGTCGGTGTGAGGGTGGGGAACGAGATGATGGCTGTCCCGGCAGGGCGGGTGACGCTGTCCGACCGGCGGACGCAACGGAGTTGGACGGTTGAGGTCGCGTCGTTCCGGATGTCGGCGGTCCCGGTCACTCAGGCGTGGTACGCCCAGGTCACCGGTGAGTGGCCGAGTGCCGTTCGCGGTGAGCGGCTGCCCGTCGAGGGTGTGTCGTGGTGGGACGCGGTGCGGTTCTGCAACGCGCTGTCCCGGGCGGAAGGACTGACGCCCGTGTACCGCCTGGGCGATGACTCCGAGTCGGTCGACTGGGACGTCTCCAAAGACGGGTACCGGCTGCCGAGCGAGGCGGAGTGGGAGCACGCCTGCCGGGCCGGTGGCAGTGGGCCGCGGTACGGGCGGCTCGACGAGATCGCCTGGTATCGCGGCAACTCGGAGGAGCGGATCCGTCCCGTGGGCGGCAAGCAGCCCAACGCGTGGGGTCTCCACGACATGCTGGGCAACGCCTGGGAGTGGTGCTGGGACGTCTATGACGCCGAGGTCTACGGCACCTACCGGGTGCTGCGGGGCGGTGGCTGGGCCGACGAGCACTGGAGTTGCCGTGCTTCGGTACGGCGCCGCAGTCATCCCACGTTCCGGATCGACGACGTGGGTTTTCGCGTGGCGCGCGCGTACCAGCCGTAGAAAGAGCTGCTTGATCTCTGTTTGGCGACGGCGCGGATGTCGTCACGGAGCGGATGCATAGGATCACCGGCATGGCATTGCGACCTGTTCAGGTGAACATAAAGGCTCTTGACGACTCGGCGGTCGGCCGGTTCTGGGCGGAGGCGCTCGGCTGGGGTGTTTCCAGCGAGGGACCCGGCGTGACCAACGTCGAACCCGGCGGCGGCTTCGTCTGGCCGGACCCGGTCGCCGTCTGCATCGACGTCGTTGCCGTCCCGGAACCCAAGTCGGCGACGAAGAACCGTGTGCACCTCGATCTCGCCACCACCTCCGCGGCCCATCAGGAGGAGTTGGTCGCGCGCCTGAGGTCTCTCGGTGCGACGCCCGCCGACGTGGGGCAGGGCAACGTGCCGTGGACGGTTCTCGCCGACCCGGAGGGCAACGAGTTCTGCGTGCTGGAGCCCCGGGAGATCTACCGGGACACCGGGCCGATCGCCGCGGTGGTCGTCGACTGCGAGGAGCCGCGGGCCATGGCCCGGTTCTGGG
This region of Streptomyces caelestis genomic DNA includes:
- a CDS encoding TIGR03084 family metal-binding protein, producing MSDPTSVIDDLHEESEELDRLVAGAGTPRWALATPAPGWTVAHQIAHLAWTDRSALLAVTDPDGFHALVEKALAAPGSFVDEGAEEDAGLPPAELLARWRSGRTALEKALRAAPPRARFPWYGPPMSAASMATARLMETWAHGQDAADALGVVRAPTDRLRHVAWLGVRTRDFAYGVHGLTPPAVPFRVELRAPSGDLWTYGPGDAPQRVTGPALDFCLLVTQRAHRADLALRADGPDADRWLDIAQAFAGPPGTGRPPNGAAQ
- a CDS encoding formylglycine-generating enzyme family protein; this encodes MMAVPAGRVTLSDRRTQRSWTVEVASFRMSAVPVTQAWYAQVTGEWPSAVRGERLPVEGVSWWDAVRFCNALSRAEGLTPVYRLGDDSESVDWDVSKDGYRLPSEAEWEHACRAGGSGPRYGRLDEIAWYRGNSEERIRPVGGKQPNAWGLHDMLGNAWEWCWDVYDAEVYGTYRVLRGGGWADEHWSCRASVRRRSHPTFRIDDVGFRVARAYQP
- a CDS encoding acyclic terpene utilization AtuA family protein; protein product: MTLRIGNASGFYGDRFDAMREMLTGGDLDVLTGDYLAELTMLILGRDRLKDPGAGYARTFLRQLEDCLGLAHERGVKIVTNAGGLNPAGLADAVRALADRLGIPVRVAHVEGDDLTSAFPGSLAAHAYLGGFGIAACLRAGADVVVTGRVTDAALVTGPAAAHFGWKETDHDRLAGAVVAGHVLECGAQATGGNYAFFRDGDVRRPGFPLAELHEDGGCVITKHPGTGGFVDIGTVTAQLLYETAGARYAGPDVTARLDTVRLGQDGPDRVRIEGVRGQAPPPTLKVGLNRLGGFRGEVVFVLTGLDIEAKAALVREQMEPALGKAADVRWELVRTDRPDAPSEETASALLRLVVRDPDQEVVGRALSGAAVELALASYPGFHVLAPPGKGSPYGVFEDVYVPHGAVDHVAVLHDGRRVPVPPAHDTAVLDPVPEPRLPESLPSGPTRHAPLGLVAGARSGDKGGNANVGVWARTDDAWRWLTHELTADRFQQLIPESRELPVTRHVLPNLRALNFVVEGILGAGVAARHRFDPQAKALGEWLRSRHLDIPEALL
- a CDS encoding VOC family protein, producing the protein MALRPVQVNIKALDDSAVGRFWAEALGWGVSSEGPGVTNVEPGGGFVWPDPVAVCIDVVAVPEPKSATKNRVHLDLATTSAAHQEELVARLRSLGATPADVGQGNVPWTVLADPEGNEFCVLEPREIYRDTGPIAAVVVDCEEPRAMARFWGEAMDWTLHEVTDDHAVLRSAQGVGPYLEFLRIPGGKAVPDRVHIDLLPHPGDDQEAEVARLRALGATDLDLGQGDVPWRCLADPEGHEFCVLAPS